Proteins found in one Luteimonas chenhongjianii genomic segment:
- a CDS encoding TetR/AcrR family transcriptional regulator: protein MSRTAAKPASATSTANAAPVERQGRLSADDWAQAALDLIAETGVQAVAVEPLARRLGVTKGSFYWHFPSRDALLQAALERWENVEQEALFGALEKVPDARERLRALFNMVAREYKSHVIYSALLKAQDHATVQPVIERVSKRRLDYLTASFRQAGLGREDAQHRARLTYAAYVGFLQLNLQLHQARMQQDEFDAYVEHLAQTLVPA, encoded by the coding sequence ATGAGCAGAACTGCAGCCAAGCCGGCGTCCGCGACGTCCACCGCCAATGCGGCACCCGTCGAGCGGCAAGGCCGTCTGAGTGCCGACGACTGGGCGCAGGCCGCACTCGACCTGATCGCTGAAACCGGCGTGCAGGCGGTGGCAGTGGAGCCCCTCGCGCGGCGCCTGGGGGTGACCAAGGGCAGTTTCTACTGGCACTTCCCCTCGCGCGACGCGCTGCTGCAGGCAGCGCTCGAGCGCTGGGAAAACGTCGAGCAGGAGGCGCTGTTCGGTGCGCTCGAAAAGGTCCCCGATGCGCGCGAGCGCCTGCGCGCGCTGTTCAACATGGTCGCGCGCGAATACAAATCGCACGTCATCTACAGTGCCCTGCTCAAGGCCCAGGACCACGCCACCGTGCAACCGGTGATCGAGCGCGTGTCCAAGCGCCGGCTCGACTACCTCACCGCCTCGTTCCGCCAGGCCGGTCTCGGCCGCGAGGACGCACAGCACCGCGCACGGCTGACCTACGCGGCCTATGTCGGCTTCCTCCAGCTGAACCTGCAGCTGCACCAGGCGCGCATGCAGCAGGACGAGTTCGACGCCTATGTCGAGCATCTGGCGCAGACGCTGGTGCCGGCCTGA
- the mtgA gene encoding monofunctional biosynthetic peptidoglycan transglycosylase, with translation MEDQANRNGDGIVAPQARPSFARRWGRRLAWLMVLAVAVSVLQVVVLRFVDPPLSTFMAIRQVQAWTGGERDFRLQYEWRDLDRIAPSLPISVIAAEDQNFASHRGFDLEAIEQARAHNARGGRTRGASTISQQTAKNLFLWSGRSWIRKGIEAWYTVLIEALWPKTRILEVYVNIAEFGDGIYGAQAAARRNFGKDAAQLSAGESARLAAVLPSPRRYSASHPGPYVQRRAQWIQRNARQIGGEAYLESLE, from the coding sequence ATGGAAGATCAAGCCAACCGAAATGGGGACGGCATCGTCGCCCCGCAAGCACGCCCCTCGTTCGCACGCCGATGGGGACGTCGGCTGGCGTGGCTGATGGTACTGGCCGTGGCGGTGTCGGTGCTGCAGGTTGTGGTGCTGCGCTTCGTGGACCCGCCGCTGTCGACGTTCATGGCCATCCGCCAGGTCCAGGCGTGGACAGGGGGAGAGCGCGACTTCCGGCTGCAGTACGAGTGGCGCGACCTCGATCGCATCGCGCCTTCGCTGCCGATCTCGGTGATCGCGGCCGAGGACCAGAACTTCGCCTCCCACCGGGGATTCGATCTGGAGGCGATCGAACAGGCACGCGCGCACAACGCACGGGGCGGACGCACGCGCGGCGCGAGCACGATCAGCCAGCAGACGGCCAAGAACCTGTTCCTCTGGAGCGGGCGCAGCTGGATTCGCAAGGGCATCGAGGCCTGGTACACGGTATTGATCGAGGCGTTGTGGCCCAAGACACGCATCCTCGAGGTTTACGTGAACATCGCCGAGTTCGGCGACGGCATTTACGGCGCGCAGGCTGCGGCGCGCCGGAATTTCGGCAAGGATGCAGCGCAACTGAGTGCCGGCGAAAGCGCGCGGCTGGCTGCCGTGCTCCCAAGCCCGCGTCGCTACAGCGCATCGCATCCCGGGCCTTACGTCCAGCGCAGGGCGCAATGGATCCAGCGCAATGCGCGCCAGATCGGCGGCGAAGCCTATCTGGAGTCGCTCGAATGA
- a CDS encoding phosphoenolpyruvate carboxykinase (GTP), with amino-acid sequence MNAVLKSEASTGTSLAALAAWVQEVAALTQPDAVHWCDGSDAENRKLLETMQADGSLIPLNPDTHPGCWLHRSHPDDVARVEHLTFVCTRESTAAGANNHWMAPAEAHAKMDALFTGCMRGRTLYVVPYCMGPIDSPLARCGVEITDSPYVVVNMRIMTRMGTPALRRIEQEGTFVRGLHSLGELDPERRFIMHFPEELTIKSYGSGYGGNALLGKKCHALRLASWQAREEGWLAEHMLILGIENPQGEVHYIAAAFPSACGKTNLAMLVPPQAYREAGWKVWTVGDDICWMRPGPDGKLWAINPEAGYFGVAPGTSARSNPNALTMIQRDTIYTNVALTADKQPWWEGLDDRVPALDWRGRVYDPANGPAAHPNARFTVSARQCPSWSPRSEDAGGVPISAIVFGGRRASTIPLVFEARDWAHGVFVGATMASETTAAATGQVGLVRRDPMAMKPFCGYDFAEYFAHWLSFDTAGAQLPKIFHVNWFRKDAEGNFLWPGFGENLRVLEWIIDRVEGRVEARDAGPGLMPVEGGIRAGEDMSAATIERALQVDAGDWEREFADQTLSWGQARKTAVPA; translated from the coding sequence ATGAATGCAGTGCTGAAATCAGAAGCGTCCACGGGCACATCGCTGGCGGCGCTTGCGGCCTGGGTCCAGGAGGTCGCTGCACTGACCCAGCCCGATGCCGTCCACTGGTGCGATGGCAGCGATGCAGAGAACCGCAAGCTTCTCGAGACGATGCAGGCTGATGGCAGCCTGATTCCCCTCAATCCCGACACCCACCCGGGCTGCTGGCTGCATCGCTCCCACCCCGACGATGTCGCGCGCGTTGAACACCTGACCTTTGTCTGCACCCGCGAGTCAACGGCGGCCGGCGCGAACAACCACTGGATGGCGCCCGCCGAGGCGCACGCGAAGATGGACGCGCTGTTCACGGGCTGCATGCGCGGACGTACGCTGTATGTCGTGCCCTATTGCATGGGGCCGATCGATTCGCCGCTTGCGCGTTGCGGCGTGGAAATCACCGACTCCCCCTACGTCGTCGTCAACATGCGGATCATGACCCGCATGGGGACGCCCGCGCTGCGCAGGATCGAGCAGGAGGGGACGTTCGTGCGGGGATTGCACTCGCTCGGCGAACTGGATCCCGAACGTCGCTTCATCATGCATTTTCCCGAGGAGCTGACGATCAAGTCGTACGGTTCCGGTTACGGTGGCAACGCCCTGCTCGGCAAGAAATGCCACGCCTTGCGTCTCGCGTCCTGGCAGGCCCGCGAAGAAGGCTGGCTGGCCGAGCACATGCTGATCCTTGGTATCGAGAATCCGCAGGGTGAGGTCCATTACATTGCCGCGGCATTCCCCAGCGCCTGCGGCAAGACCAATCTGGCGATGCTCGTGCCCCCGCAGGCCTATCGCGAGGCGGGATGGAAGGTCTGGACGGTCGGTGACGACATCTGCTGGATGCGTCCGGGCCCCGACGGGAAACTCTGGGCGATCAACCCCGAGGCCGGCTATTTCGGCGTCGCGCCCGGCACCTCCGCGCGGTCCAATCCCAACGCGCTGACGATGATCCAGCGCGACACGATCTACACCAATGTCGCCCTGACTGCGGACAAGCAGCCGTGGTGGGAGGGGCTGGATGATCGGGTGCCCGCGCTGGACTGGCGGGGGCGGGTATATGACCCGGCAAACGGCCCGGCCGCGCATCCCAACGCACGTTTCACCGTGTCCGCGCGGCAGTGCCCCAGCTGGTCGCCACGCAGCGAGGATGCCGGCGGGGTGCCGATCAGTGCCATCGTATTCGGCGGGCGTCGCGCGAGCACGATTCCCCTGGTGTTCGAGGCCCGGGACTGGGCGCACGGCGTATTCGTCGGCGCGACGATGGCCTCGGAAACGACCGCAGCGGCGACCGGCCAGGTTGGCCTGGTACGGCGCGACCCGATGGCGATGAAGCCCTTTTGCGGCTACGACTTCGCCGAGTATTTTGCCCACTGGCTGTCGTTCGACACCGCCGGTGCGCAACTGCCGAAGATCTTCCACGTCAACTGGTTCCGCAAGGACGCCGAGGGCAACTTCCTGTGGCCCGGCTTCGGAGAGAACCTGCGGGTGCTCGAATGGATCATCGACCGCGTCGAGGGCCGTGTAGAGGCGCGTGATGCCGGGCCGGGACTGATGCCCGTCGAAGGTGGGATCCGGGCGGGCGAAGACATGTCCGCGGCTACGATCGAACGCGCCTTGCAGGTGGACGCCGGCGACTGGGAGCGCGAGTTCGCCGACCAGACTTTGAGCTGGGGGCAGGCCCGGAAAACCGCTGTACCGGCCTGA
- a CDS encoding TonB-dependent receptor produces MILKSTKLRDAIGLAIIASTTTFAGTAFAQSSPQATTLDRVEVTGSRIRQVDIETAQPVLAISRQELEAQGFSTIADVLQNISAAGSPTFSRASPLTANQEAGGQYINMRNLGAQRTLVLVNGKRLGISPNGYQDISAIPMVMVERMEILKDGASAVYGSDAMAGVVNIITRKNFEGAQANAYYGQFSAGDGAKQSLDFMMGFSGDRGSLTVGADYHKEEEVWARDRWYSRDTAPGFPAASLTPVGQWGNWRPVGSASSAPWFAPNRGSDAIGADDFHPQTADDQSRSNDQMHLLTPLERRSLYVNGNFDLTDDVRFTTDLGYMRRESGRQIAGYPTQSGAIGANMSPDSYFNPVPGTAVEWRRRGWEEPRTTDTTVTTWRFTAALEGSFEIGERFFDWDVGYMYTDNEQTTVNNGNFYIPGVRAAVGPSFLNSQGVVQCGTAAAPIALTNCVPWNPFAGFGTGAVANSLDDPAVLAKLFRQEHALGETSTHNYFANLSGSLYTLPAGDLGFAVGLEHRKEEGGYYPDAIAQSGDSTNLASGPTFGAYSLDEVYAELNVPVLADITGARELSLSLASRYSDYDTFGDTTNSKVGIKWRPIDDLLVRGTWSEGFRAPTIGNLFGGGSQSFTTGFVDPCDSVYGIARGTPRCLRDVAANYRQLQQGFIPTTSAAAQTPVPFTSGSNPNLQPETSVSKTLGLVYSPSYVQGLSLALDWWNIRIENTVVSDAPNTMLSDCYVNLIESRCAGFTRDPVTQIVNTLTYGMRNAGYTDTEGYDFDVSYNVSTDYGRFGAKWMTTYVSRYEAKATNDATAVPSQYVGFGGYFRVRSNASISWAMNDWSANWGIRYYSGSMESCYVNTPEFCSRPQYAAPDTQGRISPQNDLGANTFHDVQITYSAPWDAKISIGANNVFNHEASPWYRQANSNFSYYGGFDNGRFLFMKYQQNF; encoded by the coding sequence ATGATCCTGAAGTCCACCAAGCTGCGCGATGCCATCGGCCTCGCCATCATCGCCAGCACCACGACGTTTGCGGGTACCGCATTCGCTCAGAGCTCGCCCCAAGCAACGACGCTCGACCGCGTCGAAGTCACCGGTTCGCGCATCCGTCAGGTCGATATCGAGACCGCCCAGCCGGTCCTCGCCATTTCCCGCCAGGAGCTCGAAGCCCAGGGCTTCAGCACGATTGCTGACGTCCTGCAGAACATCTCCGCAGCCGGTTCGCCGACCTTCAGCCGCGCCTCGCCCCTGACCGCCAACCAGGAAGCCGGTGGCCAGTACATCAACATGCGTAACCTGGGCGCACAGCGCACCCTGGTGCTGGTGAACGGCAAGCGCCTGGGCATCAGCCCCAACGGCTACCAGGACATCTCCGCGATCCCGATGGTGATGGTCGAGCGCATGGAGATCCTCAAGGACGGCGCGTCTGCCGTCTACGGCTCGGACGCCATGGCCGGCGTGGTCAACATCATCACCCGCAAGAACTTCGAAGGTGCGCAGGCGAACGCGTACTACGGCCAGTTCAGCGCGGGCGACGGCGCCAAGCAGAGCCTCGACTTCATGATGGGCTTCTCGGGCGACCGCGGCTCCCTGACGGTCGGCGCCGACTACCACAAGGAAGAGGAAGTGTGGGCGCGCGACCGCTGGTACTCGCGCGACACCGCGCCGGGCTTCCCGGCAGCGAGCCTGACCCCCGTCGGTCAGTGGGGTAACTGGCGTCCCGTGGGCTCGGCATCGAGCGCGCCGTGGTTCGCCCCCAATCGCGGCAGCGACGCGATCGGTGCGGATGATTTCCATCCCCAGACCGCCGACGACCAAAGCCGTTCCAACGACCAGATGCATCTGCTGACGCCGCTCGAGCGCCGCTCGCTCTACGTCAACGGCAACTTCGATCTGACGGACGACGTCCGCTTCACCACCGACCTCGGCTACATGCGTCGCGAGTCCGGGCGCCAGATCGCGGGCTACCCCACCCAGTCGGGCGCCATCGGCGCGAACATGTCGCCCGACAGCTATTTCAACCCGGTGCCGGGCACTGCAGTTGAATGGCGCCGTCGCGGCTGGGAAGAGCCGCGCACGACCGACACCACCGTCACCACCTGGCGCTTCACGGCTGCGCTGGAAGGCTCGTTCGAAATCGGCGAACGTTTCTTCGACTGGGACGTGGGCTACATGTACACGGACAACGAGCAGACGACCGTCAACAACGGCAACTTCTACATTCCGGGCGTCCGCGCGGCTGTGGGCCCGTCGTTCCTGAACAGCCAGGGTGTGGTCCAGTGCGGTACCGCTGCTGCCCCGATCGCCCTCACGAACTGCGTGCCGTGGAATCCCTTTGCCGGTTTCGGCACGGGTGCGGTGGCCAATTCGCTGGATGATCCGGCAGTCCTCGCGAAGCTGTTCCGTCAGGAGCATGCGCTCGGCGAGACCTCGACCCACAACTACTTCGCCAACCTGTCGGGCTCGCTGTACACCCTTCCGGCCGGCGACCTGGGCTTTGCGGTCGGCCTGGAGCATCGCAAGGAAGAGGGTGGCTACTATCCGGACGCGATCGCGCAGTCGGGTGACTCCACCAACCTCGCGTCGGGTCCGACGTTCGGTGCCTACTCGCTCGATGAAGTCTATGCAGAGCTGAACGTGCCGGTGCTGGCCGACATCACCGGCGCCCGCGAGCTGAGCCTGAGCCTGGCGAGCCGCTACTCCGACTACGACACCTTCGGTGACACCACCAACAGCAAGGTCGGCATCAAGTGGCGTCCGATCGACGACCTGCTGGTCCGCGGCACCTGGTCGGAAGGCTTCCGCGCCCCGACCATCGGCAACCTGTTCGGCGGCGGTTCGCAGTCCTTCACCACGGGCTTCGTCGATCCCTGCGACAGCGTCTACGGCATCGCACGCGGCACCCCGCGCTGCCTGCGGGACGTGGCTGCGAACTATCGCCAGCTGCAGCAGGGCTTCATTCCGACCACCAGCGCCGCGGCGCAGACGCCGGTTCCGTTCACCAGCGGCTCCAACCCGAACCTGCAGCCGGAAACCTCGGTCTCCAAGACGCTTGGCCTGGTGTACAGCCCGTCGTACGTGCAGGGCCTGAGCCTTGCGCTGGACTGGTGGAACATCCGGATCGAGAACACCGTGGTCTCGGATGCGCCCAACACGATGCTCAGCGACTGCTACGTCAACCTGATCGAATCGCGTTGCGCGGGCTTCACGCGTGACCCGGTGACCCAGATCGTCAACACCCTGACGTACGGCATGCGCAACGCCGGTTACACGGATACCGAAGGCTACGACTTCGACGTCTCGTACAACGTGAGCACCGACTACGGTCGCTTTGGCGCCAAGTGGATGACGACCTACGTCAGCCGCTACGAAGCCAAGGCCACCAACGACGCGACCGCGGTTCCGTCGCAGTACGTCGGCTTCGGTGGTTACTTCCGTGTCCGTTCGAACGCCAGCATCAGCTGGGCGATGAACGACTGGTCGGCGAACTGGGGGATCCGCTACTACTCCGGTTCCATGGAGTCGTGCTACGTCAATACGCCCGAGTTCTGCAGCCGTCCGCAGTACGCAGCCCCGGATACCCAGGGTCGCATCTCGCCGCAGAACGACCTGGGCGCGAACACGTTCCATGACGTGCAGATCACCTACAGCGCCCCGTGGGACGCGAAGATCTCGATCGGTGCGAACAACGTGTTCAACCACGAGGCTTCGCCGTGGTACCGCCAGGCCAACTCGAACTTCTCCTACTACGGTGGGTTCGACAATGGCCGCTTCCTGTTCATGAAGTATCAGCAGAACTTCTGA
- a CDS encoding glycosyltransferase family 2 protein: MTAEIAHVHLTIVVAAFDEARALPVLHPRIAAVMDVLAADGIVPRVLYVDDGSGDATWQVLQGIAAADARVALLRLSRNFGKEIALTAGLDQVASGAAMILDADGQDPPELIPQFVARWREGYDDVHGTRLSREGESWLKRSTAHVFYRVIQRLAKTPVPADTGDYRLLSERALAALRQLRERHRFMKGLFGWIGFNRVAVPYARERRIAGRTKFGFWRLWNFAIDGVTSFSTAPLRLATYVGVFTACGAFAFALYVIGKALMYGDRVAGWPTMMAVILFLGGVQLVALGVIGEYLGRLYEESKQRPLYLVSARHPAPGPGAGPLSGAD; encoded by the coding sequence ATGACGGCCGAAATCGCTCATGTGCACCTGACGATCGTCGTGGCGGCATTCGACGAGGCGCGTGCATTGCCGGTCCTGCACCCACGGATTGCAGCGGTGATGGATGTGCTGGCCGCCGACGGCATCGTGCCGCGCGTTCTCTACGTCGACGATGGCAGTGGCGATGCGACCTGGCAGGTGCTGCAGGGCATCGCGGCCGCGGATGCGCGCGTGGCGCTGCTGCGGCTGTCGCGCAATTTCGGCAAGGAGATCGCGCTGACGGCGGGCCTCGACCAGGTCGCCTCCGGCGCGGCGATGATTCTCGATGCCGACGGCCAGGATCCGCCGGAGCTGATCCCGCAGTTCGTCGCGCGCTGGCGCGAGGGCTATGACGATGTGCATGGCACGCGCCTGAGCCGGGAAGGCGAAAGCTGGCTCAAGCGCTCCACTGCCCATGTGTTCTATCGCGTGATCCAGCGCCTGGCCAAGACGCCGGTGCCTGCCGATACGGGTGACTACCGGCTGCTCTCCGAGCGCGCCCTGGCCGCGCTGCGGCAGCTGCGCGAACGCCATCGCTTCATGAAGGGATTGTTCGGCTGGATCGGCTTCAACCGCGTCGCGGTGCCGTATGCGCGGGAACGTCGTATCGCCGGGCGCACCAAGTTCGGCTTCTGGCGCCTGTGGAATTTCGCCATCGACGGTGTGACCAGTTTTTCGACGGCGCCGCTGCGGCTGGCGACCTACGTCGGGGTATTCACCGCATGCGGCGCCTTCGCTTTCGCGCTCTACGTGATCGGCAAGGCGCTGATGTACGGCGATCGCGTGGCGGGCTGGCCGACGATGATGGCGGTGATCCTGTTCCTGGGCGGCGTGCAGCTGGTGGCGCTGGGCGTTATCGGCGAGTACCTCGGGCGCCTGTACGAGGAATCCAAGCAACGGCCCCTGTATCTGGTCAGCGCACGACATCCCGCGCCCGGGCCGGGTGCGGGCCCGCTGTCGGGCGCGGACTGA
- a CDS encoding TonB-dependent receptor plug domain-containing protein, which translates to MMLRTTKLRDAVTLALFTTATLAASTGTALAQSEPQATTLDRVEVTGSRIRSVDAETSQPVQVIDRATIEKQGLTSVAEVLQRISSNGAALNRTFNNGGDGSSEVSLRNLGSARTLVLVDGRRWVSTLGGSVDLNTIPAAIIERIEVLKDGASSIYGSDAIAGVVNIITRENYQGAELRTHYGQFSQGDGERKSVELTIGSNGERGNVVFSLSRVEEEAVMAGDRAFSRDPVRGLGASQYSGYSSNGKIWNAGPLDDGDDGWSEYLIVPPNATGIGPAGQQRYGLDQTVPWSAASYAYNYAKDNYLLTPQTRTSAYTKARYDLTDTIAVRAEALYNERRSQQQLAGFPLTGGAGFGDPDAAMSPDSYFNPYNPAYGGDGRAVEWSHRLTEQARVYDQNVKTFHTYVGLEGTFDFADRFFSWDVGYNFNKSDQTDRQIGDANMLNVAAGVGPSELRDGRVVCVTGPGGDIIDGCVPFNPLSPAGGVSQEMLDYILFTAQDVYQNRTESFTANMSGDMFTMPGGTAGFAVGIESRRESGFDSPDAFVAAGLTSGNGRKPTAGSYDLDEIYAEVLLPLLSDVTGAQLLELSLASRYSDYSNFGDTTNSKAGFKWKPIDDLLIRGNWSEGFRAPPISTLFRGLADSYTQFGDICSADYEGRTGTIAANCLADGVPADFIQRTNTGLGYFGQTIFPFSIGGNPNAGPETSISKTAGFVYSPSFIESLNITVDWWNIKIENALSTPSAAYILDQCYAQGDQAWCDLFSRRAADNQIDFMLLAPQNLSVTEVEGWDVNVSYTMPETNFGNFGFALDTSYVSKWDSQFTPESEVSSAVGNYYESDPNWRLRANASLDWSYGDFSASWMTRYMSGLNEACAFPGRGLCTDEDRRTAEGPAPRNRLGATTYHDVQVRYQLPWNGTVKLGANNVFKKDPPFATQAFANSFDYQYDIPDSRYMYMEYVQRF; encoded by the coding sequence ATGATGCTCAGAACCACCAAGCTGCGTGACGCTGTCACGCTCGCACTGTTCACGACCGCCACCCTGGCGGCGAGCACCGGCACCGCGCTGGCACAGAGCGAGCCGCAGGCGACAACCCTCGATCGTGTGGAAGTCACAGGTTCTCGCATCCGCTCGGTGGATGCGGAAACCTCCCAGCCGGTCCAGGTGATCGACAGGGCGACGATCGAAAAGCAAGGCCTGACCTCGGTGGCCGAGGTACTGCAGCGCATCTCTTCCAACGGCGCCGCCCTCAATCGCACGTTCAACAACGGCGGCGATGGCTCGTCCGAAGTCTCGCTCCGCAACCTGGGCTCGGCGCGCACGCTGGTACTGGTGGATGGCCGGCGCTGGGTGTCGACGCTCGGCGGCTCGGTGGATCTCAACACGATCCCCGCTGCGATCATCGAGCGGATCGAAGTGCTCAAGGACGGCGCCTCGTCCATCTACGGCTCCGACGCGATCGCGGGCGTCGTCAACATCATCACCCGCGAGAACTATCAAGGTGCGGAATTGCGTACCCACTACGGTCAGTTCAGCCAGGGCGACGGCGAGCGCAAGTCGGTCGAACTGACCATCGGGTCGAACGGCGAACGCGGCAATGTGGTCTTCAGCCTGTCCCGCGTGGAAGAGGAGGCTGTCATGGCCGGCGATCGCGCGTTCTCTCGCGACCCGGTCCGTGGCCTGGGCGCGTCCCAGTACAGCGGCTATTCGTCCAACGGCAAGATCTGGAACGCCGGCCCGCTCGACGACGGCGACGACGGCTGGAGCGAATATCTGATCGTCCCGCCCAACGCCACCGGTATCGGTCCGGCGGGACAGCAGCGCTACGGGCTTGACCAGACCGTGCCCTGGAGCGCCGCGTCCTACGCCTACAACTATGCCAAGGACAACTATCTCCTCACTCCGCAGACCCGTACCTCCGCCTATACCAAGGCTCGCTACGACCTGACCGACACCATCGCGGTGCGCGCCGAAGCGTTGTACAACGAGCGTCGCTCCCAGCAGCAGCTGGCCGGCTTCCCGTTGACAGGCGGCGCCGGCTTCGGCGATCCCGACGCGGCGATGAGCCCCGACAGCTACTTCAATCCCTACAACCCTGCGTACGGTGGAGACGGACGCGCGGTGGAATGGAGCCATCGTCTGACCGAGCAGGCGCGCGTCTACGATCAGAACGTCAAGACCTTCCACACCTATGTCGGCCTCGAAGGCACCTTCGATTTCGCCGATCGCTTCTTCAGCTGGGACGTCGGCTACAACTTCAACAAGTCCGACCAGACGGATCGCCAGATCGGCGACGCGAACATGCTCAACGTGGCCGCAGGCGTCGGTCCGTCCGAGCTTCGCGATGGCCGCGTGGTCTGTGTCACCGGCCCGGGCGGCGACATCATCGATGGATGCGTACCGTTCAACCCGCTCTCGCCCGCCGGCGGGGTGAGCCAGGAAATGCTCGATTACATCCTGTTCACTGCGCAGGACGTGTACCAGAACCGCACCGAAAGCTTCACCGCCAACATGTCGGGCGACATGTTCACGATGCCGGGCGGCACCGCCGGTTTCGCCGTGGGTATCGAATCGCGCAGGGAAAGCGGTTTCGATTCTCCCGATGCGTTCGTTGCGGCCGGCCTGACCTCGGGCAACGGGCGGAAGCCCACCGCGGGCTCGTACGACCTCGACGAAATCTATGCCGAGGTCCTCCTCCCCCTGCTGTCCGATGTCACCGGTGCGCAGCTGCTTGAACTCAGCCTGGCCAGCCGGTATTCCGACTACAGCAACTTCGGTGATACAACCAACAGCAAGGCCGGCTTCAAGTGGAAGCCCATCGACGACCTGCTGATCCGCGGCAACTGGTCGGAGGGGTTCCGCGCGCCTCCGATCTCGACGCTGTTCCGGGGTCTTGCAGACTCGTACACCCAGTTCGGCGACATCTGTTCGGCCGACTATGAGGGCCGCACGGGCACCATCGCCGCGAACTGCCTTGCCGACGGCGTGCCGGCCGACTTCATCCAGCGCACCAACACGGGACTGGGTTACTTCGGCCAGACGATCTTCCCGTTCTCCATCGGCGGCAATCCCAACGCAGGCCCGGAAACCTCCATCTCCAAGACCGCCGGCTTCGTCTACAGCCCGTCCTTCATCGAGAGCCTGAACATCACCGTCGACTGGTGGAACATCAAGATCGAGAACGCGCTCTCCACGCCGAGCGCCGCCTACATCCTCGATCAGTGCTACGCACAGGGTGATCAGGCCTGGTGCGACCTGTTCAGCCGTCGCGCTGCGGACAACCAGATCGACTTCATGTTGCTGGCCCCGCAGAACCTCAGCGTCACCGAGGTCGAAGGCTGGGATGTCAACGTCAGCTACACGATGCCCGAGACCAACTTCGGCAACTTCGGCTTCGCCCTCGACACGTCCTATGTGTCGAAGTGGGATTCGCAGTTCACCCCGGAGTCGGAAGTGTCCAGCGCGGTCGGCAACTACTACGAGAGCGATCCGAACTGGCGTCTGCGGGCCAACGCATCGCTCGACTGGAGCTACGGCGACTTCTCGGCCAGCTGGATGACCCGTTACATGTCCGGACTCAACGAAGCCTGTGCGTTTCCGGGCAGGGGCCTGTGCACCGATGAAGACCGCCGCACGGCGGAAGGCCCGGCGCCACGCAACCGCCTCGGCGCGACGACGTACCACGACGTGCAGGTGCGCTACCAACTGCCGTGGAATGGCACCGTCAAGCTGGGTGCGAACAACGTGTTCAAGAAGGATCCGCCGTTCGCGACTCAGGCCTTCGCCAACTCGTTCGACTACCAGTACGACATCCCCGACAGCCGTTACATGTACATGGAATACGTACAGCGCTTCTGA
- a CDS encoding Hsp33 family molecular chaperone HslO, translating to MHDSDRLSRFLLQTAGVRGVRVHLRDAWRAVRANGPYPPAIEELLGEACVASALFTGHAKVDGRLSVQLRASGPLRTLFAECTASGTIRGIARYEGDGTGVSRDLRALGDDALLAITIENPSPHGEPNRYQGLVGLTSESLSGAFEDYFRQSEQLPTRVLLAVDGDEAAGLMVQKLPGDTGDDDGWNRISLLFDTLSTEELLGWPTDVLLARLFPEDAPQLLGERPLVFGCSCSRARVEGMLASLGAEEARAAVVDGEARVTCEFCGRVYVFTAGEVEHLLDRPVADVEPPGLLQ from the coding sequence TTGCACGACAGCGATCGCCTGTCCCGATTCCTGCTGCAGACCGCCGGTGTGCGCGGTGTCCGTGTGCATCTGCGCGACGCATGGCGCGCAGTGCGTGCGAACGGTCCGTATCCGCCCGCGATCGAGGAGCTGCTCGGCGAGGCCTGCGTCGCATCGGCGCTGTTTACAGGCCATGCCAAGGTGGACGGCCGGCTGTCGGTGCAGCTGCGTGCGTCCGGCCCGCTGCGGACCCTGTTCGCCGAATGCACCGCATCGGGCACGATCCGCGGTATTGCGCGCTACGAGGGTGACGGCACTGGCGTCTCGCGCGACCTGCGCGCGCTCGGCGATGATGCCCTGCTGGCGATCACGATCGAGAACCCCTCGCCCCACGGCGAGCCCAACCGTTACCAGGGCCTGGTTGGCCTGACTTCCGAGTCGCTGTCGGGCGCGTTCGAGGACTATTTCCGCCAGTCCGAGCAACTTCCTACCCGGGTCCTGCTTGCCGTTGACGGGGATGAAGCCGCCGGGCTGATGGTCCAGAAGCTTCCGGGCGACACCGGCGACGACGACGGCTGGAATCGGATCAGCCTCCTCTTTGACACGCTCTCCACCGAAGAACTGCTCGGATGGCCTACCGATGTCCTGCTGGCCCGGCTCTTCCCTGAGGATGCACCGCAGCTGCTCGGCGAACGCCCGCTCGTGTTCGGATGCTCATGCTCGCGGGCACGGGTGGAGGGCATGCTGGCATCGCTGGGGGCCGAGGAGGCGCGCGCTGCGGTGGTGGACGGCGAGGCGCGGGTGACCTGCGAGTTCTGTGGTCGCGTTTACGTCTTCACCGCCGGCGAGGTCGAACACTTGCTTGACCGACCGGTCGCCGACGTGGAGCCGCCGGGCCTGCTGCAGTAG